The Phragmites australis chromosome 15, lpPhrAust1.1, whole genome shotgun sequence genome window below encodes:
- the LOC133892071 gene encoding uncharacterized protein LOC133892071, translating to MHVQLFCYIRTAEDSEHASSSHTHSTVTVHSSSLVSTLCSIPMHEMGGQRLLLLLALLLTLVATAVIGEGDVVAAGSAGGANATDAEPPSGRLDVRARKRWRFPATEGIVRGSERRVPNSSDPLHNR from the coding sequence ATGCATGTCCAGTTGTTCTGTTACATTAGGACAGCAGAAGATTCAGAGCACGCCAGCTCCTCTCACACACACAGTACAGTGACAGTCCACTCTTCCTCTCTAGTCTCTACTCTATGCTCCATTCCCATGCATGAGATGGGCGGTCAAAGGCTTCTGCTCCTCCTGGCTCTCCTCCTGACACTTGTCGCCACGGCGGTCATCGGAGAAGGCgacgtcgtcgccgccggcagcgCAGGCGGGGCCAACGCCACCGACGCGGAACCGCCCAGCGGGAGGCTCGACGTGCGGGCCAGGAAGCGATGGCGGTTCCCGGCGACGGAGGGCATTGTCAGGGGCAGCGAGCGGAGGGTGCCCAACTCGTCGGACCCTCTACACAACCGCTGA